A single region of the Paludibacter jiangxiensis genome encodes:
- a CDS encoding tetratricopeptide repeat protein, with translation MRKIMLVSLLFMCVLAVNGQKSTDQQSSNEPGVNTLNTMVLAANASSSFSKAQSIDTEKHGFAYEEDFKDAFSASPQAMDKYWEGVHQMMADQSNEAIKSFTEACKIDSTFAMAAFYATLLTNNPEHYKESVRWAKMAYDNKDNLPKDLQDWISLWRGLLITKDCDEIQQCCDAMLTSDRKSRIFLDDLGENLCAIEQYGKAVKAFSKLEALCIELKSDWKNSGYYENYGSACHAMGMHEKEAEVFKKGLIASPDDMSLLWDQTRCALINGNDEAVNNLINKMQKISKDKGYTVYTPEFTKGIIYAMENEGAKAEESLRKALQNDPDNKDIMGTLAWCLAKFNVNLDEAEQLLAKSQPKETDNLGSSYVKGLISMNRGNLEEALATLQQVKDKSSIWNYKICSTITKIESSLANQNAK, from the coding sequence ATGAGAAAAATTATGTTGGTTTCTTTGTTATTTATGTGTGTACTGGCAGTAAACGGACAAAAATCGACTGATCAACAGAGTTCTAACGAACCGGGTGTCAATACACTCAATACAATGGTATTAGCCGCAAATGCTTCATCATCATTCTCAAAAGCACAATCGATAGATACAGAGAAGCATGGATTCGCTTATGAAGAAGATTTCAAAGATGCATTTTCTGCTTCTCCACAAGCTATGGATAAATATTGGGAAGGAGTGCATCAAATGATGGCAGATCAAAGTAATGAGGCAATTAAATCTTTTACAGAAGCATGTAAAATTGATTCTACCTTTGCGATGGCAGCTTTTTACGCCACACTTTTGACTAACAATCCGGAACATTACAAAGAGTCGGTACGTTGGGCAAAAATGGCTTATGACAACAAAGATAATCTTCCAAAGGACCTTCAGGACTGGATATCTCTTTGGCGCGGATTGCTCATTACAAAAGATTGCGATGAGATACAACAATGTTGCGATGCCATGTTGACTTCAGACAGAAAATCCAGAATTTTCTTGGATGATTTGGGCGAAAATCTTTGTGCTATAGAACAATATGGAAAAGCAGTAAAAGCGTTTTCTAAACTAGAAGCTTTATGTATTGAATTAAAAAGTGACTGGAAAAATTCAGGATACTATGAAAATTACGGTTCGGCTTGCCATGCTATGGGCATGCACGAGAAAGAAGCCGAAGTATTCAAGAAAGGCCTGATTGCTTCACCTGACGACATGTCGTTATTGTGGGATCAAACCCGGTGTGCACTGATAAATGGTAATGACGAAGCTGTCAATAACTTGATAAATAAAATGCAAAAGATATCCAAAGATAAGGGATATACCGTTTATACTCCTGAATTTACAAAAGGGATAATCTACGCAATGGAAAACGAAGGAGCAAAAGCAGAAGAATCTTTACGAAAAGCTCTTCAGAATGATCCTGATAACAAAGACATTATGGGAACACTGGCATGGTGTCTTGCTAAATTCAATGTCAATCTGGATGAAGCAGAACAACTTCTGGCAAAATCGCAGCCGAAAGAAACTGATAATCTTGGTTCAAGCTATGTAAAAGGACTCATCAGTATGAATAGGGGCAATCTGGAAGAAGCTCTGGCTACTCTTCAACAGGTGAAAGACAAATCATCGATCTGGAACTATAAAATTTGTAGTACCATTACAAAAATAGAGAGTTCGTTAGCCAACCAAAATGCTAAATAG
- a CDS encoding cupin domain-containing protein, whose amino-acid sequence MKEITVKNYISAEGEKINRNGNEFTIKPVVPAADVTKCRANFIEVEPGNYAFGYHYHEVSEEVFYIISGTGIVRTPQGDITVKAGDAITFPTGAEGAHVIRNGSDTEKLIYIDFDAVSIPEIVHLPDTNKIMVIGPYSDGIYDEIK is encoded by the coding sequence ATGAAAGAGATAACTGTAAAGAATTACATTTCGGCCGAAGGAGAAAAAATTAACCGCAATGGTAACGAATTCACAATTAAACCGGTAGTTCCTGCTGCCGACGTTACCAAATGTCGTGCCAACTTCATTGAAGTAGAGCCGGGCAATTATGCTTTTGGGTATCATTATCACGAAGTGAGTGAAGAAGTTTTTTATATCATCAGCGGTACGGGAATAGTGCGTACGCCACAGGGAGATATCACCGTAAAGGCTGGCGACGCAATCACATTTCCGACTGGAGCCGAAGGTGCTCACGTGATACGTAACGGATCCGACACAGAAAAGCTCATTTACATCGACTTTGATGCTGTCAGCATTCCCGAGATTGTCCATCTACCCGATACAAACAAAATCATGGTAATCGGACCCTATTCAGACGGGATTTATGACGAAATAAAATAA
- a CDS encoding alpha/beta hydrolase family protein, whose protein sequence is MKSFCKFLWVALCCCPFLLSAQGNFNALAWKQSLAYNSYLMRDVHQQYADRRNELAKAVQSKKAMPQYQDELRKNYKAILGDFPDKTPLNAKVLKVSQENGFKVEKIIFESLPKRYVTANLYLPDGKGPFPASLELCGHGLSGKLYSEEATLMALNGIAVLVVDPIGQGERVQLLDENGKAATRGVTTEHTLLNAGCELVGSSLAAYEWWDNHRALDYLETRSDIDKTRLAVYGSSGGGTQTAYLIGLEDRLKVACICSYFSQRERVLELNGPSDGCQHIPGEGEAHIEIADWGIMFAPKPLLIMSGLYDFVDY, encoded by the coding sequence ATGAAATCGTTCTGTAAATTTTTGTGGGTTGCTCTTTGTTGTTGCCCTTTCCTTTTATCGGCTCAGGGCAATTTCAACGCGCTGGCCTGGAAACAGAGTCTGGCTTACAATTCATACCTGATGCGCGACGTCCATCAGCAGTATGCTGACCGTCGTAATGAACTGGCAAAAGCCGTTCAATCAAAAAAAGCAATGCCGCAATATCAGGACGAATTGCGCAAAAACTACAAAGCCATTTTGGGAGACTTTCCGGATAAAACGCCTCTGAATGCAAAAGTGCTGAAAGTTTCTCAGGAGAATGGATTCAAAGTAGAAAAGATTATTTTCGAGAGCCTGCCCAAACGTTACGTTACGGCCAATCTGTATCTGCCCGATGGTAAAGGTCCGTTTCCGGCCTCGCTCGAATTGTGTGGCCACGGACTATCCGGAAAACTCTATTCCGAAGAGGCAACGCTTATGGCACTGAATGGGATTGCCGTGCTGGTGGTCGATCCTATCGGACAAGGAGAACGTGTGCAGTTGCTCGATGAAAACGGAAAGGCGGCCACCCGTGGAGTCACAACCGAACATACCTTGCTGAATGCTGGTTGCGAACTGGTGGGCAGCAGCCTGGCAGCCTACGAATGGTGGGACAATCACCGAGCCCTTGATTATTTGGAAACACGTAGTGATATCGACAAAACCCGTTTAGCAGTTTACGGTAGTTCCGGCGGAGGAACACAAACAGCTTATCTGATCGGATTGGAAGATCGGCTGAAAGTGGCTTGCATTTGCAGCTATTTTTCGCAGCGCGAACGGGTACTCGAACTGAACGGCCCGTCAGACGGTTGCCAGCATATTCCGGGCGAGGGCGAAGCCCACATCGAAATTGCCGACTGGGGAATTATGTTTGCCCCAAAGCCGTTGCTCATTATGTCAGGCTTATACGATTTTGTCGACTATTAG
- a CDS encoding MFS transporter, with the protein MATIRENKTIVLYAVVFTSFVIPFLSAAINVALPDIARQFSLNAVTLSWIAMSFLLSSSVFLVPFGKLADLLGRKRIFICGNIIVGITSLLCGLSISEGMLIGVRIIQGIGGAMMYATGMAIITHIFPPNERGKVLGINVAAVYLGLSVAPVAGGFLTQLWGWRSIFFVLVPFEIAITIASAVFIKPDGTKNRLEAFDFKGSAIYMLAISALMYGFSRLPDTNAIILSITGVALLLWFIRVELHCGMPVMEIGLFRDNRIFAFSNLSAFINYAATFAVAFILSLYLQYIKGMTPQDTGLLLISQPVVMMIMATIAGRLSDKYDPRILSSIGMSIIVAGLLMLSFISEDTSRTFLIISLVVLGAGFGLFSSPNTNSVMGSVSKQYLGIASATIGTMRLTGQMMSLGLATLMIHLFIGESHITPAQHPAFVTCVRLLFAIFAILCFIGVFASLARGKKNS; encoded by the coding sequence ATGGCAACAATCCGGGAAAATAAAACAATTGTTCTGTATGCAGTGGTATTCACCTCTTTTGTGATTCCGTTTTTGTCGGCAGCCATCAATGTTGCTCTTCCTGATATTGCGCGTCAGTTCTCACTCAATGCCGTTACACTGAGCTGGATTGCCATGTCGTTTCTGTTGTCATCATCCGTTTTTCTGGTTCCATTCGGCAAACTTGCCGATCTGTTGGGTCGTAAAAGGATCTTTATCTGTGGCAATATTATCGTGGGCATCACTTCGCTGCTGTGCGGGCTTTCCATTTCGGAAGGAATGCTTATCGGAGTGCGCATCATTCAGGGTATTGGGGGAGCGATGATGTACGCAACGGGGATGGCCATTATTACTCACATTTTTCCTCCAAATGAACGCGGGAAGGTGTTAGGTATCAATGTTGCTGCAGTTTATCTCGGACTCTCCGTTGCTCCGGTGGCGGGAGGATTTCTTACTCAGCTGTGGGGATGGAGAAGTATTTTTTTTGTGTTGGTGCCGTTTGAAATTGCGATTACTATTGCATCTGCTGTTTTTATAAAACCGGACGGCACAAAAAACCGGCTGGAAGCCTTCGATTTCAAAGGATCAGCCATTTATATGCTGGCAATTTCGGCTTTGATGTACGGATTCTCAAGGCTGCCCGACACCAATGCAATTATCCTTTCTATTACAGGTGTTGCCCTTCTGCTTTGGTTTATTCGTGTGGAATTGCACTGTGGTATGCCGGTTATGGAAATCGGTCTTTTTCGCGACAACCGGATTTTTGCCTTTTCAAATCTATCCGCGTTTATCAATTATGCCGCCACGTTTGCCGTTGCTTTTATCCTTAGTCTGTATCTTCAGTATATCAAGGGCATGACGCCCCAGGACACCGGTCTCTTGTTGATTAGTCAGCCAGTAGTGATGATGATCATGGCAACCATTGCTGGTCGGCTTTCTGATAAGTATGATCCTCGCATTTTATCATCTATCGGTATGAGTATTATAGTAGCAGGGTTGCTGATGCTCTCCTTCATTTCAGAAGATACTTCCCGCACTTTTCTGATAATTAGTCTGGTGGTATTGGGTGCAGGGTTTGGCCTTTTTTCTTCTCCGAATACCAATTCGGTTATGGGGTCGGTTTCCAAACAATATCTGGGAATTGCTTCGGCAACCATAGGTACTATGCGTCTCACCGGTCAAATGATGAGTTTGGGACTGGCCACCCTTATGATTCACCTTTTCATTGGGGAATCTCATATCACTCCGGCACAACATCCCGCTTTTGTAACCTGTGTGCGGCTTTTGTTCGCCATTTTTGCCATCCTTTGCTTTATTGGCGTATTTGCGTCTTTGGCCAGAGGAAAGAAAAACAGTTGA
- a CDS encoding SDR family oxidoreductase: MKIGITGATGQLGVLVVNKLKEKVAAENIVALVRSPQKAAALGVEAREADYNQPETLEKAFQGIDKLLVISGNEIGQRLSQHTNIINAAKKAGVKLIVYTSVLHADTSTLSLAEEHLGTEAALKASGVPYVLLRNGWYTENYTGSIGGVLAGGALLGSSGDGKISSATRADFAEAAVAVLTGEGQEGKVYELAGDEVYTMSDLAAEISKQTGKNIPYKNLPVAEYAAALISVGLPEGIAHFLAGTHVSTEKGDLFDDGHQLSKLIGHSTTSLTDAVKAALAGLA; this comes from the coding sequence ATGAAAATAGGAATAACAGGTGCAACCGGACAATTAGGAGTTCTGGTTGTCAATAAACTAAAAGAAAAAGTGGCCGCTGAAAATATTGTGGCACTTGTACGCTCGCCACAAAAGGCGGCAGCTCTTGGAGTAGAAGCCCGCGAAGCTGATTATAATCAGCCCGAAACGTTAGAAAAAGCTTTTCAGGGCATAGACAAACTACTAGTGATTTCGGGAAACGAAATCGGACAACGCTTGTCGCAACATACCAATATTATTAATGCTGCAAAAAAAGCTGGTGTGAAGCTGATCGTTTATACCAGCGTGTTGCACGCCGACACTTCGACACTGTCGTTGGCGGAGGAACATCTTGGAACTGAAGCTGCGCTAAAAGCGTCGGGAGTTCCCTATGTTTTGCTGCGTAACGGATGGTATACCGAAAATTATACCGGATCAATCGGTGGTGTTTTGGCAGGTGGAGCTTTACTCGGCAGTTCAGGCGACGGAAAAATATCTTCCGCCACCCGCGCCGATTTTGCCGAAGCGGCTGTTGCCGTACTTACCGGCGAAGGACAGGAAGGGAAAGTGTATGAACTTGCCGGCGATGAAGTTTATACCATGAGCGATTTGGCAGCCGAAATATCAAAACAGACCGGAAAGAATATTCCGTATAAAAATTTGCCGGTGGCAGAATACGCTGCAGCTCTTATCAGTGTTGGTCTGCCCGAAGGCATAGCTCATTTTTTAGCCGGTACGCATGTCTCTACCGAAAAAGGGGATTTGTTTGACGATGGGCATCAACTTTCTAAATTGATCGGTCACTCTACCACTTCATTGACAGATGCCGTAAAGGCGGCTCTTGCCGGTCTGGCATAA
- a CDS encoding glycoside hydrolase family 25 protein, with protein MTSDQIVGIDVSKHTGIINWDIIKRQGVDFAYIKSTEGADYLDPRYLYNIKEAKEAGIPVGAYHFFRFHRTGKEQADNFLSQVNVRELDLPPVVDVEDWGQYNFSKNTGVVSAEVQSFINNIESKTNRRVVIYADKNSYRKYIEGRFRNNPIWICSIGTPPQISQKWTLWQKSQRGKCSGASGIVDINLFNGDTKDWKEFLQN; from the coding sequence ATGACCAGTGACCAAATTGTTGGCATTGACGTATCGAAACATACAGGCATCATCAACTGGGATATTATCAAACGGCAGGGTGTTGACTTTGCCTATATCAAATCCACTGAAGGTGCTGATTACCTTGACCCACGTTATCTTTACAATATCAAGGAAGCCAAAGAAGCCGGAATACCCGTCGGTGCTTACCATTTTTTTCGTTTCCACCGCACAGGCAAAGAGCAGGCAGACAATTTTCTTTCGCAGGTAAATGTTCGGGAACTGGATCTTCCTCCGGTAGTTGACGTAGAAGATTGGGGACAATACAACTTTTCTAAAAACACAGGAGTTGTAAGCGCTGAGGTACAATCTTTTATCAACAACATTGAAAGCAAAACGAACCGAAGAGTGGTTATTTATGCAGATAAAAATTCCTACCGTAAATACATTGAAGGAAGATTCAGAAACAACCCGATATGGATCTGTTCCATCGGAACTCCTCCTCAAATAAGCCAGAAATGGACATTGTGGCAAAAATCACAACGCGGCAAATGTTCCGGCGCTTCCGGCATCGTGGATATTAACCTCTTCAACGGTGACACCAAAGACTGGAAAGAGTTTCTGCAGAACTAA
- a CDS encoding winged helix-turn-helix transcriptional regulator, which produces MMQELDLKFPTCPVRNVLARFSDKWSLLVLVCILQNGKMRYTEIRRSIPDISQKMLSSTLKHLEEDNLLVREAYAEIPPRVEYSLTETGESLMLAMRMLLDWSLQHFQEVTQ; this is translated from the coding sequence ATGATGCAGGAACTTGATTTAAAATTTCCCACCTGTCCGGTTCGGAATGTGTTGGCCCGTTTCAGCGATAAATGGTCGTTGCTGGTGTTAGTGTGTATTCTTCAAAACGGGAAGATGAGGTATACGGAAATTCGCCGGTCAATCCCCGATATTTCGCAAAAGATGCTTTCATCAACACTGAAACATCTGGAAGAAGACAATCTTCTGGTACGGGAAGCGTATGCCGAAATCCCGCCCCGTGTTGAATATTCGTTAACCGAAACCGGCGAAAGCCTTATGCTTGCCATGCGCATGTTGCTCGATTGGTCTCTTCAACACTTTCAGGAGGTGACGCAATAG
- a CDS encoding glycoside hydrolase family 88/105 protein — protein MKKLLILLLLFADITIQAQSNDLSVIRSVADNILSEHSYNIVDKKTGKVYANSKNLPAGGDFAFQSKYLEWRYVDGVLNMAMLDLFKQTGDERYKDFVLKNYRFIFDNSAFIRREYENGIRNPAYYRFAAMKSLDDCGAMTAGLIGAIQYDNRADYKAYIDRVGDYILHKEGRLADGTLSREPEGHKIVWLDDLYMSVSFLSQMGDYSKNSEYLDFAAKQVILFSNLLYDSITGLYFHCYYDYLKEPGVAHWGRANGWSIYAQAYLLDVLPENHPLRPQLLQIFRRQILGFSRYQSQSGLWHQLLDKNDSYPETSCSAMFAYAVAKGVNRGWIDKEFGSIALRAWEGVCKQVSEKGEVSGICIGTGISHDLVFYYTRPTPLNDAHGLGAIIQAGLEINKMKNSK, from the coding sequence ATGAAAAAACTATTGATTCTTCTGCTCCTTTTTGCTGACATTACCATACAGGCACAAAGCAATGACTTGTCGGTAATTCGTTCGGTGGCCGACAATATCCTGAGCGAACACTCCTACAACATTGTGGATAAAAAAACGGGAAAGGTTTATGCCAATTCGAAGAATTTACCAGCCGGCGGCGATTTTGCCTTTCAAAGCAAATACCTGGAATGGCGGTATGTGGATGGGGTGCTTAACATGGCAATGCTCGACCTTTTCAAGCAAACCGGCGATGAACGGTACAAAGATTTTGTGCTGAAAAACTATCGGTTCATTTTCGATAACAGCGCATTTATTCGCAGGGAGTACGAGAACGGAATCCGCAATCCGGCCTATTACCGCTTTGCAGCGATGAAGAGTCTGGACGATTGCGGCGCCATGACCGCCGGCCTGATCGGTGCCATTCAGTACGACAACCGTGCCGATTACAAAGCCTATATCGACCGGGTAGGTGATTACATCCTACATAAAGAAGGGCGTCTGGCAGACGGCACGCTCTCCCGCGAACCGGAAGGTCACAAGATTGTTTGGCTGGACGATCTTTACATGAGCGTTTCCTTTCTTTCGCAAATGGGCGACTATTCCAAAAACAGCGAATACCTCGATTTCGCCGCCAAACAGGTAATTCTGTTTAGTAACCTGCTCTACGATTCCATCACAGGGCTCTATTTTCATTGCTATTACGATTACCTGAAAGAACCGGGCGTAGCCCACTGGGGGCGAGCCAACGGCTGGAGCATCTATGCACAGGCTTATCTGCTCGATGTGCTGCCCGAAAATCATCCGCTCCGACCGCAACTTTTACAGATTTTCCGCCGCCAGATTCTCGGTTTCTCCCGCTATCAAAGCCAATCAGGACTTTGGCACCAGTTGCTCGATAAAAACGATTCATATCCCGAAACTTCCTGTTCGGCAATGTTCGCCTATGCGGTTGCCAAAGGGGTAAATCGCGGTTGGATCGACAAAGAGTTTGGTTCAATTGCACTACGTGCGTGGGAAGGTGTTTGCAAACAGGTATCCGAAAAAGGAGAGGTTTCGGGCATCTGCATCGGCACCGGCATTTCGCACGATCTGGTCTTTTATTACACCCGCCCCACTCCGCTCAACGATGCCCATGGGTTGGGAGCCATTATTCAGGCAGGCTTGGAAATTAATAAAATGAAGAACTCAAAATAA
- the folE gene encoding GTP cyclohydrolase I FolE: protein MEIVKQDNEQLEKLKYHYGEILRLLGEDTERDGLIKTPERVAKAVQFMTQGYEMDAREVLLSAKFREDYRQMVIVKEIEFYSTCEHHMLPFFGKAHVAYIPNKYITGLSKIARVVDIFAHRLQVQERMTTQIKECIQQTLNPLGVMVVIEAQHTCMQMRGVQKYGAVTTTSDFTGVFEVAKTREEFISLIKN, encoded by the coding sequence ATGGAAATAGTAAAACAAGACAACGAACAGCTCGAAAAGCTGAAGTACCATTACGGTGAAATTCTCAGATTACTGGGAGAAGACACTGAACGTGACGGACTTATAAAAACTCCCGAACGTGTGGCTAAAGCAGTCCAGTTTATGACCCAGGGTTATGAGATGGATGCCCGGGAAGTGCTGCTTTCGGCAAAATTCCGCGAAGATTACCGCCAAATGGTCATCGTGAAAGAGATTGAGTTCTACTCCACCTGCGAACATCACATGCTTCCTTTCTTCGGAAAAGCTCATGTGGCCTACATCCCCAACAAATACATTACCGGACTGAGCAAGATTGCACGTGTGGTAGACATTTTTGCCCACCGCCTTCAGGTTCAGGAGCGTATGACCACTCAAATCAAAGAGTGCATCCAGCAAACGCTCAATCCGCTGGGAGTAATGGTGGTAATAGAAGCACAACATACCTGCATGCAGATGCGGGGTGTGCAGAAATACGGAGCGGTAACAACCACGTCCGACTTTACGGGAGTTTTTGAGGTAGCTAAAACCCGCGAAGAGTTTATCAGCCTGATTAAAAACTAA
- a CDS encoding O-acetylhomoserine aminocarboxypropyltransferase/cysteine synthase family protein gives MEKKQSRETLCVQAGWNPKTGEPRVLPIYQSTTFKYDTSEQMGRLFDLEESGYFYTRLQNPTNDAVADKIAQLEGGVGAMLTSSGQAASFFSFFNLCSAGDHIVSSSTIYGGTFNLLAVTMKKMGIDCTFVDQDAPAEVIAAAIQPNTKVLFGETIGNPSISVLDIEKFAKIAHSNGIPLIVDNTFATPINCRPIEWGADIVIHSTTKYIDGHASTVGGVIVDSGKFDWDAHADKFPGLTEPDPSYHGLTYSKAFGEKAFITKATVQLMRDLGAIQSPQNAFIINLGLESLHLRMERHCSNAQKVAEYLAKNEKVAWVHYCGLKGDKYYDLAQKYLPNGSCGVISFGLKGGREVAIRFMDNLQLAAIVTHVADARTSVLHPASHTHRQLTDEQLIAAGVAPDLIRFSVGIENANDIIDDIEQALNA, from the coding sequence ATGGAAAAGAAACAGAGCCGGGAGACTCTTTGCGTGCAGGCAGGATGGAATCCCAAAACGGGCGAACCACGTGTGTTGCCTATCTATCAGAGTACCACTTTCAAGTACGATACCAGCGAACAGATGGGTCGCCTTTTCGACCTCGAAGAGAGCGGCTATTTTTATACTCGTTTGCAAAATCCTACTAACGATGCGGTGGCCGATAAAATCGCGCAGCTCGAAGGTGGAGTGGGGGCAATGCTTACTTCCAGCGGACAGGCAGCTTCGTTCTTCTCGTTTTTTAACCTCTGCTCTGCCGGCGACCATATTGTGAGCTCTTCCACCATTTATGGCGGAACCTTCAACCTTTTGGCCGTTACCATGAAGAAAATGGGAATCGACTGTACGTTCGTCGATCAGGATGCTCCGGCCGAAGTGATTGCCGCAGCCATTCAACCCAATACTAAAGTGCTTTTCGGCGAAACTATCGGAAACCCATCCATTTCGGTGCTTGATATTGAAAAGTTCGCCAAAATTGCTCATTCCAACGGCATTCCTTTGATTGTAGACAATACCTTTGCCACTCCGATCAATTGTCGCCCGATTGAGTGGGGAGCAGATATCGTGATTCATTCTACCACCAAATACATCGATGGACACGCCAGTACGGTGGGCGGTGTGATTGTGGACAGCGGTAAATTCGACTGGGATGCCCATGCCGATAAATTCCCCGGCCTTACAGAACCCGATCCTTCGTATCACGGACTTACCTACAGCAAGGCTTTCGGTGAAAAGGCCTTTATCACCAAAGCCACCGTTCAGCTGATGCGCGACCTGGGGGCGATTCAGTCGCCACAAAATGCTTTTATCATCAATCTCGGATTGGAGTCGTTGCACCTGCGCATGGAGCGCCATTGTTCCAATGCCCAGAAGGTGGCCGAATATCTGGCAAAGAATGAAAAGGTGGCCTGGGTTCATTATTGCGGACTAAAAGGGGATAAATATTATGATTTGGCTCAGAAGTACCTGCCAAATGGTTCGTGTGGTGTTATTTCGTTCGGATTGAAGGGTGGTCGTGAAGTGGCCATTCGTTTTATGGATAATCTGCAACTGGCGGCCATCGTTACACATGTGGCCGATGCCCGTACATCGGTGCTTCACCCGGCCAGTCACACTCATCGCCAGCTTACCGACGAACAGCTGATCGCGGCCGGCGTGGCTCCCGATCTGATCCGTTTCTCGGTGGGGATTGAAAACGCAAATGATATTATCGACGATATAGAGCAAGCGCTCAATGCTTAA